A region of Stigmatopora nigra isolate UIUO_SnigA chromosome 6, RoL_Snig_1.1, whole genome shotgun sequence DNA encodes the following proteins:
- the sh3d19 gene encoding SH3 domain-containing protein 19, translated as MVGLRKYLSFAGQFLTGKGEIVPSQSTKGLDIILTEEKQHFVVVFFSSSDTLDENKNWFSPPPLVFPSSTSCSCSASIKPPPSYDQVIQEKTLEERIVRPTPAPRRSEPRADPLKKISAGQKPQKPPRRSAPVPERLSEIDPGFERAGSEAKPIPLPRTKTKKPTQDKMESLIQFEDDNSMNGSSDEYLKEPLGGFNPSGDRAFSSEMSTNNTQQNIHAKIHSFDIQTLSEDRIRPHAFPRKPPKPLPTTAPSPDGQDASTPTLPPRTLPKPATKPLRDELEILLSKGGPPQRSRPVLSRGDSTQEEPPLPPRPPVKPAKEPLKANLNANNHNSTGFLKENARPEPNPPPVLAKAPPRRRPTTIRVPSQTAPESPSSEAPPPLPARKPVGSVDATRAGKQKALPSLPVEVEPAYRPLPLLPNGQKDTAPSKVGPGRPPPPKAAKAFVLPPRPLPGHQLYDKYAVLDRTDLNRNETGEVDFQAQSPASQQEHGLTVQAMHDFTPEGPGELALKSGDLVTAAERVDAEWYRGTCKGSDGYFPINFVKVIAGSGLPPKTVPQKKPKPPPSKVRASLDLEGEVSGWAMGNTRSLPDNLKGPALPNRVALPCSTCEFEVSETKGRAMYDFNSNRDDELSFQVKIAPSFWYFPKNERVSSQSLPLQVGDIITDLESMDDEWFLGDLKGERALVPKNYIQIL; from the exons ATGGTGGGATTGAGGAAGTATTTGTCTTTTGCTGGTCAATTTTTAACTGGGAAGGGGGAGATTGTTCCTTCCCAGTCgacaaaaggattggac ATCATCTTGACAGAAGAAAAGCAGCACTTTGTAG ttgtttttttttccagctcggACACTTTGGATGAGAACAAAAACTGGTTCTCCCCGCCTCCCCTGGTCTTTCCTTCCTCAACGTCATGTAGTTGCTCCGCAAGCATCAAG CCCCCACCGTCCTATGACCAAGTGATTCAAGAAAAGACCCTAGAAGAGCGCATCGTCCGCCCCACCCCGGCACCCCGACGTTCCGAGCCCCGCGCCGACCCCCTCAAGAAAATATCCGCCG GCCAAAAACCGCAAAAACCACCAAGAAGATCCGCCCCCGTACCTGAGCGTCTTTCGGAAATCGACCCGGGATTCGAACGCGCTGGATCCGAAGCTAAGCCCATCCCACTTCCGCgtacaaaaaccaaaaaaccaaCACAGGACAAGATGGAGTCTTTGATCCAGTTTGAGGACGACAACTCTATGAACGGCTCTTCCGACGAGTACCTGAAGGAGCCACTAGGGGGCTTCAATCCCAGTGGTGATCGGGCATTTTCGAGCGAGATGTCCACCAACAATACTCAGCAAAACATCCACGCTAAAATCCATTCCTTTGACATTCAGACACTCTCTGAGGACCGGATCAGACCGCATGCTTTCCCCAGAAAACCCCCGAAACCCTTGCCGACCACGGCGCCCTCTCCGGACGGTCAAGATGCGTCCACGCCAACTCTCCCACCTCGAACCCTTCCAAAACCCGCCACCAAACCGTTACGAGATGAATTAGAGATTCTGCTCTCAAAGGGCGGACCCCCTCAAAGGTCGCGACCGGTATTGAGCAGGGGTGACAGCACCCAGGAGGAACCCCCCTTGCCACCGAGACCGCCGGTTAAGCCCGCCAAGGAACCGCTGAAGGCAAACCTGAATGCCAATAACCACAACTCAACGggatttttgaaagaaaacgcCAGACCTGAACCAA ATCCCCCACCAGTCTTGGCAAAAGCCCCCCCAAGGAGAAGGCCCACCACTATCCGAGTTCCCAGTCAAACCG CCCCGGAAAGTCCTTCAAGTGAGGCGCCGCCGCCCCTCCCCGCTCGGAAACCGGTCGGTTCCGTGGACGCGACGAGAGCCGGCAAGCAGAAGGCCTTACCGAGCCTCCCGGTGGAGGTCGAGCCCGCTTACCGACCGCTTCCCTTGCTGCCAAATGG GCAGAAAGACACGGCGCCCAGCAAAGTGGGTCCGGGACGACCACCGCCGCCCAAAGCCGCCAAAGCCTTTGTCCTGCCGCCCAGGCCGCTCCCGGGCCACCAGCTCTACGACAAATATGCC GTTCTGGACAGAACAGACTTGAACAGAAACGAGACTGGAGAAGTGGATTTTCAG GCCCAAAGTCCCGCTAGCCAGCAAGAACATGGACTCACGGTTCAAGCCATGCACGATTTCACTCCAG AGGGTCCAGGTGAGCTGGCCTTGAAGAGCGGTGACCTGGTCACCGCGGCGGAGCGTGTGGACGCCGAATGGTACCGGGGAACTTGCAAAGGATCCGACGGTTACTTCCCAATTAACTTTGTTAAAGTAATA GCTGGATCTGGATTGCCACCCAAAACTGTTCCTCAGAAGAAACCAAAACCACCTCCAAGTAAAGTCAG GGCGTCTTTAGACTTGGAGGGCGAGGTGTCAGGGTGGGCAATGGGCAACACCAGGAGTTTACCCGACAACCTCAAGGGTCCAGCACTTCCAAACAGGGTTGCGTTGCCAT GTTCAACGTGCGAGTTTGAAGTCAGTGAAACAAAGGGAAGGGCAATGTACGACTTCAATTCAAATCGTGACGATGAGCTCTCTTTCCAAGTTAAGATCGCTCCTTCCTTTTGGTATTTCCCCAAAAACGAGCGAGTATCATCTCAAAGTCTTCCATTGCAGGTCGGGGACATCATTACCGACCTGGAATCCATGGATGACGAATGGTTCTTGGGCGACTTGAAGGGCGAACGGGCACTGGTTCCCAAGAACTACATTCAAATTCTTTAA